Proteins encoded together in one Sphingomonas radiodurans window:
- a CDS encoding RNA polymerase sigma factor has product MVNDARRIAAHHAELAARDSYGRLLSILAARTGDIAGAEDALAEALAAAVAQWPRDGAPANPIAWLLTVARRSIGHAAGRRRTAEAAAGAVRLLQDEREAAVEAPFGDQRLALMFVCAHPAIEIEAQAPLMLQTVLGLDAARIAASFLVSSATMGQRLVRAKRKIRDAGIAFAIPEPAEARTRIGGVLAAVYAAYGTAWEDVTGADDKLAGLTSEAIWLARLLGDLLPDDPEVMGLLSLMLHCESRRAARRDADGRYVPLHRQDTARWSREMVREAEALLRRASQHAQPGRFQTEAAIQSLHAHQRLTGERFTAPLAGLYDMLASFAPTTGVLVARAVAHAENGDHAAGLAQLYAIAGAGAYQPWWAAQARICWLAGDEGAAERAAQTAAGLSNDPSVRRFLLDGGFREVPAAS; this is encoded by the coding sequence ATGGTAAACGACGCGCGCCGCATCGCCGCGCATCACGCGGAGCTTGCGGCGCGCGATTCCTATGGCCGGCTGTTGTCGATCCTCGCGGCGCGGACCGGCGACATCGCCGGTGCTGAGGATGCGCTGGCCGAGGCGCTTGCAGCGGCGGTCGCGCAATGGCCGCGCGACGGGGCGCCGGCCAACCCGATCGCTTGGCTGCTCACTGTCGCGCGGCGTAGCATCGGGCATGCCGCGGGCCGACGGCGCACTGCCGAAGCGGCGGCCGGCGCGGTGCGGCTGTTGCAGGACGAGCGCGAGGCGGCGGTCGAAGCGCCGTTCGGCGATCAGCGCCTCGCGCTGATGTTCGTGTGCGCGCACCCGGCGATCGAGATCGAGGCGCAGGCGCCGCTGATGCTGCAGACCGTGCTCGGGCTCGACGCCGCGCGGATCGCTGCGAGCTTCCTCGTGTCGAGCGCGACGATGGGCCAGCGGCTGGTCCGCGCCAAGCGCAAGATCCGCGATGCCGGGATCGCCTTTGCCATCCCCGAGCCGGCCGAGGCGCGCACCCGGATCGGCGGCGTGCTGGCGGCGGTGTATGCGGCCTATGGCACCGCGTGGGAGGACGTGACCGGGGCGGACGACAAGCTTGCCGGGCTCACCTCGGAGGCGATCTGGCTTGCGCGCCTGCTCGGCGACCTGCTGCCCGACGATCCCGAGGTGATGGGCCTCCTGTCGCTGATGCTGCACTGCGAATCGCGCCGCGCCGCGCGCCGCGATGCCGACGGACGCTATGTGCCGCTGCATCGCCAGGATACGGCGCGCTGGTCGCGGGAGATGGTGCGCGAAGCCGAGGCGCTGCTGCGTCGCGCATCGCAGCACGCGCAGCCCGGCCGCTTCCAGACCGAGGCGGCGATCCAGTCGCTCCACGCGCACCAGCGGCTGACCGGCGAACGCTTCACCGCGCCGCTCGCCGGCTTGTACGACATGCTCGCATCCTTCGCGCCGACGACTGGCGTGCTGGTCGCGCGTGCCGTCGCACATGCCGAGAACGGCGATCACGCTGCCGGCCTCGCGCAATTGTACGCAATCGCCGGCGCTGGCGCGTACCAGCCGTGGTGGGCCGCCCAAGCGCGGATTTGCTGGCTTGCCGGCGACGAGGGTGCAGCGGAG
- a CDS encoding YciI family protein, which translates to MLLFNETPEEMGKRTDPAQADAYWGGWTAYMGAIAQSGAMVSGNGLQPPDVSTTIRVENGKRHVVDGPFTDTKEILGGYVILDVAYLDGALEWAARAPCVSAGSVEIRPVMPPPPAPTN; encoded by the coding sequence ATGCTGCTGTTCAACGAGACGCCCGAGGAGATGGGCAAGCGCACCGATCCGGCGCAGGCCGACGCTTATTGGGGCGGCTGGACCGCTTATATGGGCGCGATCGCGCAAAGCGGCGCGATGGTGAGCGGGAACGGGCTGCAACCGCCTGACGTGAGCACCACGATCCGCGTCGAGAACGGCAAGCGCCACGTGGTCGACGGCCCCTTCACCGATACCAAGGAAATACTGGGCGGTTATGTGATCCTCGATGTCGCCTATCTCGATGGCGCGCTCGAATGGGCGGCGCGCGCGCCGTGCGTCAGCGCCGGGTCGGTCGAGATCCGCCCAGTCATGCCGCCGCCGCCGGCGCCGACGAACTAA
- a CDS encoding cryptochrome/photolyase family protein → MAATDGRATCSPVTILIPVLGDQLSFDLSSLNGVDPADAVILMMEVADETTYVRHHKTKLVYILSAMRHHAEALRAAGWRVDYVALDDPANEGSFTGEMARAIQRHAPDRIIVTEAGEWRVAAMLDSWETLFGLPVDIRPDTRFLCSHGEFAAWAEGRKTLTMEFFYRIMRVKAELLLDDGKPTGGRWNFDKENRKPARGDLLMPRPLAFAPDAITQAVIALVEQRFRNHPGSLDGFDYAVTAQDSERQAASFFSNALPQFGDYEDAMLTGERHLWHSILSPYINSGLLDPLDLCRRAEAEYRAGRAPLNSVEGYIRQIIGWREYMRGIYWREGPDYVDRNFLGHTRALPGWYWTGETDMHCLRETLGQTLASAHAHHIQRLMVTGNFALLIGADPKQVHQWYLEVYLDAYEWVELPNTLGMSQFGDGGLLGSKPYMSSGAYINRMSDYCRDCRYAVGKRIGEDACPFNALYWDFLERHRDKLGDNNRLAMPYRTWDKMAPADQAATREQAAGFLATLDASGDAGY, encoded by the coding sequence ATGGCGGCGACGGACGGGCGCGCTACATGCTCTCCAGTGACGATTCTCATCCCCGTGCTGGGCGACCAGCTCTCGTTCGATCTCTCCTCGCTAAACGGCGTCGATCCCGCCGACGCCGTGATCTTGATGATGGAGGTGGCCGACGAGACGACGTACGTCCGCCACCACAAGACCAAGCTGGTCTATATCCTGTCGGCGATGCGGCATCATGCGGAAGCGTTGCGTGCGGCGGGGTGGCGCGTCGATTATGTCGCGCTGGACGATCCGGCGAACGAAGGCAGCTTCACCGGCGAGATGGCGCGCGCGATCCAGCGGCATGCGCCGGACCGCATCATCGTGACCGAGGCGGGCGAGTGGCGCGTCGCGGCGATGCTCGACAGTTGGGAGACGCTGTTCGGCCTGCCGGTCGATATCCGCCCCGACACGCGCTTCCTTTGCTCGCATGGCGAGTTCGCCGCCTGGGCCGAGGGGCGCAAAACGCTGACCATGGAGTTCTTCTATCGCATCATGCGCGTGAAGGCCGAATTGCTGCTCGACGATGGCAAGCCGACCGGCGGGCGTTGGAACTTCGACAAGGAGAATCGCAAGCCGGCGCGCGGCGATCTGCTGATGCCGCGCCCGCTTGCCTTTGCACCCGACGCGATCACGCAAGCGGTGATCGCGCTGGTCGAGCAGCGCTTCCGCAACCATCCCGGCAGCCTCGACGGGTTCGACTATGCGGTGACGGCGCAGGATTCCGAGCGCCAGGCGGCGAGCTTCTTCAGCAATGCCTTGCCACAGTTCGGCGATTACGAGGATGCGATGCTGACCGGCGAGCGCCACCTGTGGCATTCGATCCTGTCGCCGTACATCAATTCGGGGCTGCTCGATCCGCTCGACCTGTGCCGCCGCGCCGAGGCCGAATATCGCGCCGGGCGGGCGCCGCTCAACTCGGTCGAAGGCTATATCCGCCAGATCATCGGCTGGCGCGAATATATGCGCGGCATCTACTGGCGTGAGGGACCGGATTACGTCGACCGCAATTTCCTCGGCCACACCCGCGCGCTGCCCGGCTGGTACTGGACCGGCGAGACCGACATGCACTGCCTGCGCGAGACGCTGGGCCAGACGCTCGCGAGCGCGCACGCGCACCATATCCAGCGACTGATGGTGACGGGCAATTTCGCGCTGCTGATCGGGGCGGACCCAAAGCAAGTCCACCAATGGTATCTCGAGGTCTATCTTGACGCCTATGAATGGGTCGAGCTGCCCAATACGCTGGGTATGAGCCAGTTCGGCGACGGCGGCCTGCTCGGCTCGAAGCCGTACATGTCGTCGGGCGCGTACATCAATCGCATGTCGGATTACTGCCGCGACTGCCGCTATGCCGTCGGCAAGCGCATCGGCGAGGACGCCTGCCCGTTCAACGCGCTGTACTGGGATTTCCTGGAGCGACATCGCGACAAGCTGGGCGACAACAACCGGCTCGCCATGCCGTATCGCACGTGGGACAAGATGGCGCCGGCGGATCAAGCGGCGACACGCGAGCAGGCGGCGGGCTTCCTGGCGACGCTCGATGCGAGCGGGGATGCGGGTTACTGA
- a CDS encoding enoyl-CoA hydratase/isomerase family protein, which produces MMTEPLILREDRAGWTILTLNRPDKLNALTVPLFRELRAHVVALASDDAIGCVVLRGAGKCFSAGHDLGDIASGEDVPSRGWHSETLRMMERLRKPVIAAVHGHCYTGALEVALACDFIIAADSARFGDTHAKWALTPIWGMSQRLPRRVGTATAKRLMFTADMIDAAEAVRIGLAEYMVPAAELDAEIERIAARIVANSAFSHAANKRLLEATDGGALDAGLQWEVMENEGVGPDMRDRIAAFTGKRG; this is translated from the coding sequence ATGATGACCGAACCCCTGATCCTGCGCGAGGATCGCGCCGGCTGGACGATCCTGACGCTCAATCGCCCCGACAAGCTCAATGCGCTGACGGTGCCGCTTTTCCGCGAGCTGCGCGCGCATGTCGTGGCGCTGGCAAGCGACGATGCGATCGGCTGCGTCGTGCTGCGCGGCGCCGGGAAGTGCTTTTCCGCCGGCCATGACCTCGGCGACATCGCGAGCGGCGAGGACGTGCCCTCGCGCGGCTGGCACAGCGAGACACTGCGGATGATGGAACGGCTGCGCAAGCCAGTGATCGCTGCGGTGCATGGCCATTGCTACACCGGGGCGCTTGAAGTCGCGCTGGCGTGCGACTTCATCATCGCAGCGGACAGCGCGCGGTTCGGCGATACGCATGCCAAATGGGCGCTGACGCCAATCTGGGGGATGAGCCAGCGGCTGCCGCGGCGCGTCGGCACCGCGACCGCCAAGCGGCTGATGTTCACCGCCGACATGATCGACGCGGCCGAAGCGGTGCGCATTGGCCTCGCCGAATACATGGTCCCGGCGGCGGAGCTCGATGCCGAGATCGAGCGCATCGCCGCGCGGATCGTCGCCAATTCGGCGTTCAGCCACGCCGCGAACAAGCGGCTGCTCGAGGCGACCGATGGCGGCGCGCTCGATGCGGGGCTGCAGTGGGAAGTGATGGAGAACGAAGGCGTCGGCCCCGACATGCGCGATCGCATCGCGGCCTTTACGGGCAAGCGCGGCTGA
- a CDS encoding TonB-dependent receptor plug domain-containing protein codes for MKCQSGSALVALVFACLPAAAWAQATSTAVDVAPTDGEQIVVTGTRERARTQYDTLAPVDVLSSSAIQSSVSGDLSDVLAQLLPSFNVQRLPAADGQAFVRPATLRGLSADQTLVLVNGKRYHRSALLGTRGAQSADLASIPSAGIGRVEVLRDGAAAQYGSDAIAGVINVILDDRPGMDAWGQFSQYDEGDGKEYQWGMRGGLALGDRGSIVFTGQYDKQEATSRTRQRPDAITFQANNPGLTVPDPVQRWGQPDQSRVSGAVNAHYDLTDQVAVYTFGTAQSGEGVTDFNWRNPADTTSVYRASTAFPGFTFRSVYPAGFTPRFGTQFSDFQSASGLRGDLSERLHYDLSASFGRSRIEYTLDESLNASLGPASPTRFYLGRLEQREFNLNADFTYRLPVSIGEPINIAFGAERRVETYQVSPGEPASYAIGAGAATGLAPNANGFPGFSPVQAGDWDQRSYAGYLDLEWKPAELLTLGAAGRYEDFSTFGGTFNYKLSARIEPIRGLAARGSYSTGFRAPTPAQLNTRQVTQGLNAQLQVFNQGRLSPSDPIALALGAKPLTPEESRALTAGLTAQSDFGLSASIDLYQIDVDDRFSQSASQTVPANFANPDRFTAVTYFTNDFDTRTRGIDAVVSYARGVGPGRANLSLAYNYNQTRVRSGTSAAIANATQRRIFEERLPQHNATGTLNYDLGPVGLLIRGRYYGPWTDVSTLPTGDPFQRFDGIALFDAAVTLEVSRNVSLRVGAENIFDTYPDEATNQANRGLIYSRNAPYDTDGAQYYARLGLRF; via the coding sequence ATGAAATGCCAGTCCGGCAGCGCGCTCGTCGCGCTCGTTTTCGCTTGTCTGCCAGCCGCCGCCTGGGCGCAGGCCACGTCGACTGCGGTCGATGTCGCGCCGACGGACGGCGAGCAGATCGTCGTCACCGGCACGCGCGAGCGCGCCCGGACGCAATATGACACGCTGGCGCCGGTCGACGTGCTGTCGTCGTCGGCGATCCAGTCGAGCGTGTCGGGCGATCTGAGCGACGTGCTGGCGCAGCTGCTGCCGTCGTTCAACGTGCAGCGTCTGCCCGCCGCCGACGGACAGGCGTTTGTACGCCCGGCGACGCTGCGCGGGCTTTCGGCGGATCAGACGCTCGTGCTGGTCAACGGCAAACGCTACCACCGCTCGGCGCTGCTCGGCACGCGCGGCGCGCAATCGGCGGACCTCGCGAGCATCCCCAGCGCGGGGATCGGCCGGGTCGAAGTGCTGCGCGACGGGGCGGCGGCGCAATATGGCTCGGATGCGATCGCCGGCGTGATCAACGTCATCCTCGATGATCGCCCGGGCATGGATGCCTGGGGTCAATTCTCGCAATATGACGAAGGCGACGGCAAGGAATATCAATGGGGCATGCGCGGCGGGCTGGCGCTCGGCGATCGCGGGTCGATCGTCTTCACCGGCCAGTATGACAAGCAGGAAGCGACCTCGCGCACGCGCCAGCGGCCCGATGCGATCACCTTCCAGGCGAACAATCCGGGGCTGACGGTGCCCGATCCGGTCCAGCGCTGGGGCCAGCCCGATCAGTCGCGCGTCAGCGGCGCGGTGAACGCGCACTACGACCTGACCGATCAGGTGGCGGTCTACACGTTCGGCACGGCCCAGTCGGGCGAGGGCGTGACCGACTTCAACTGGCGCAACCCGGCCGATACGACCAGCGTCTATCGCGCGAGCACGGCGTTTCCGGGCTTCACCTTCCGCTCGGTCTATCCGGCGGGGTTCACGCCCCGCTTCGGCACGCAGTTCAGCGACTTCCAATCGGCCAGCGGGCTGCGCGGAGACCTGAGCGAGCGCTTGCACTATGATCTGAGCGCCTCGTTCGGGCGCAGCCGGATCGAATATACGTTGGACGAGAGCCTCAATGCTTCGCTCGGGCCGGCGAGCCCGACGCGCTTCTATCTCGGCCGCCTGGAGCAGCGCGAGTTCAACCTCAACGCCGACTTCACGTATCGCCTGCCAGTGTCGATCGGCGAGCCGATCAACATTGCCTTCGGCGCCGAGCGGCGCGTGGAGACCTATCAGGTGTCGCCGGGCGAGCCTGCGTCCTACGCCATCGGTGCCGGCGCGGCGACGGGGCTCGCGCCCAATGCGAACGGCTTCCCGGGGTTCAGCCCCGTGCAGGCGGGCGACTGGGATCAGCGCAGCTATGCCGGCTATCTCGATCTCGAATGGAAGCCGGCCGAGCTGCTGACGCTGGGCGCGGCCGGGCGGTACGAGGATTTCTCGACCTTCGGCGGCACGTTCAACTACAAATTGTCGGCGCGCATCGAGCCGATCCGCGGATTGGCGGCGCGCGGATCCTATTCCACCGGCTTCCGCGCGCCCACGCCGGCGCAGCTCAATACCCGCCAGGTGACGCAGGGGCTGAACGCCCAGCTGCAGGTGTTCAACCAGGGCCGCCTGTCACCGAGCGACCCGATCGCGCTCGCGCTCGGCGCCAAGCCGCTTACGCCGGAGGAATCGCGCGCGCTGACCGCCGGCCTCACCGCACAGAGCGATTTCGGGCTCAGCGCGAGCATCGATCTGTACCAGATCGACGTCGACGACCGCTTCAGCCAGTCCGCCAGCCAGACCGTGCCGGCGAACTTCGCCAACCCCGATCGCTTCACCGCCGTCACCTATTTCACCAACGATTTCGACACGCGCACGCGCGGCATCGATGCGGTGGTGAGCTATGCGCGCGGCGTTGGGCCGGGCCGCGCAAACCTCAGCCTCGCGTACAATTACAACCAGACGCGGGTGCGGAGCGGAACGAGCGCCGCCATCGCCAACGCCACGCAGCGCCGCATCTTCGAGGAGCGGCTGCCGCAGCACAATGCCACCGGCACGCTCAACTATGATCTGGGGCCGGTCGGCTTGCTGATCCGCGGCCGCTATTACGGGCCGTGGACCGACGTGAGCACGCTGCCAACGGGCGATCCGTTCCAGCGCTTCGACGGGATCGCGCTGTTCGACGCCGCCGTCACGCTGGAGGTTTCGCGCAACGTATCGCTGCGGGTGGGCGCGGAGAATATCTTCGACACTTATCCCGACGAAGCGACCAACCAGGCCAACCGCGGCCTGATCTATTCGCGCAACGCACCGTACGACACCGATGGCGCGCAATATTACGCTCGGCTAGGCCTGCGCTTCTGA
- a CDS encoding aminotransferase class V-fold PLP-dependent enzyme — protein sequence MQKINRRMMLAGGLAFPAAAGAALAPGDDDERFWSAIAAEYAPPAGVIQLENGNWGMMARPVLQAYQELVARVNRDTSFYARRGMTRDLMAARDQAAAAMGVPADEIAFTRNASEALRALILGYNRLTPGDAVLYADLDYDAMQTCMESLATQRRARVVRIALPEPATRQTLIDTYVAAMAANPRLKLILLTHLSHRTGLVVPVREIAGLARARGIDVIVDAAHSWGQLDFTLRDLDCDFVGVNGHKWLGAPLGVAFLHIRKAALDRIDRDPLNEAGGHDGIHTRVHLGTYDFAASLTVPAALAFQARIGSARRAARLRMLRDRWVTVARTIPGLDVLTPDDPTMHGAITSFRVRGITDSARNARLAKWLLDERGIFTVQRDGVAGGACVRVTPAVYTRVSDVDALAAALPGLMGFSRTI from the coding sequence ATGCAGAAGATCAACCGACGGATGATGTTGGCGGGCGGGCTCGCGTTCCCCGCCGCCGCCGGCGCTGCGCTCGCCCCCGGTGACGATGACGAGCGGTTCTGGAGCGCGATCGCGGCTGAGTATGCGCCGCCGGCGGGTGTGATCCAGCTCGAGAACGGCAATTGGGGCATGATGGCACGCCCGGTGCTGCAGGCGTACCAGGAGCTGGTGGCGCGCGTGAACCGCGACACCAGCTTCTACGCGCGGCGCGGCATGACGCGCGATCTGATGGCGGCGCGCGATCAGGCCGCCGCCGCAATGGGCGTGCCGGCGGACGAGATCGCCTTCACGCGCAACGCGAGCGAAGCGCTCCGCGCGCTGATCCTCGGCTACAACCGGCTGACGCCGGGCGACGCCGTGCTGTACGCCGACCTCGATTACGACGCCATGCAGACGTGCATGGAGAGCCTCGCCACGCAACGGCGCGCACGCGTGGTGCGCATCGCATTGCCCGAACCGGCGACGCGGCAGACGCTGATCGACACTTATGTCGCGGCGATGGCGGCCAATCCGCGGCTGAAGTTGATCCTCCTCACGCACCTCAGCCACCGCACCGGCCTCGTCGTGCCGGTGCGCGAGATCGCAGGCCTGGCGCGCGCACGCGGCATCGACGTGATCGTCGATGCGGCGCACAGCTGGGGCCAGCTCGACTTCACGTTGCGCGATCTCGATTGCGACTTCGTGGGCGTGAACGGCCATAAATGGCTGGGGGCGCCGCTGGGCGTCGCGTTCCTCCATATCCGCAAGGCCGCGCTCGATCGCATTGATCGCGATCCGCTGAACGAAGCGGGTGGGCACGACGGCATCCACACGCGGGTGCATCTTGGCACCTATGACTTCGCCGCCAGCCTGACGGTGCCCGCCGCGCTCGCCTTCCAGGCGCGGATCGGCTCGGCGCGCCGCGCCGCGCGCCTGCGGATGCTGCGCGATCGTTGGGTAACAGTGGCGCGCACGATCCCCGGCCTCGACGTGCTGACGCCCGACGATCCCACGATGCACGGCGCGATCACCAGTTTCCGTGTTCGCGGGATCACCGACAGCGCGCGCAATGCTCGCCTTGCGAAATGGCTGCTGGACGAGCGCGGGATCTTTACCGTGCAACGAGATGGCGTGGCTGGCGGTGCGTGCGTGCGCGTGACGCCGGCTGTCTATACGCGCGTGTCCGACGTAGATGCACTGGCCGCCGCCCTGCCTGGCCTAATGGGATTTTCCCGGACGATCTGA
- a CDS encoding DUF3616 domain-containing protein → MPDPTPARLPWPPTTEPAGEERLVLDADSSGTDDPTLDLSAAARHGDTLFLGSDEGVCIDRLTRGEAGTWSRHRRFPLDAILDLEASSEADIEGLAEEDGWLWVLGSHARTRPKIGKKGDDRIDLDAFATLKDTRPRCLLARLPLAPDPQAAGTMLPVGRDGDRRAGMLRQTTRGNRLARMMADSPLIKPFTRIAAKEGGVDLEGIAAAGNRIAIGMRGPVIQTYAVLLELEIAVKKSGRLTITGPLHKRVLELDGLGIRDLKRDGRDLLILAGPTTGLDGPCGVYRWADWLGDPPRDDTIVRRHRPERIIDLPFGRGDDHPEGLVLLDGVDGARDLVVICDGPAAGRIDAAARTVRCDRFRIPPAG, encoded by the coding sequence ATGCCCGATCCCACGCCCGCGCGCTTGCCCTGGCCGCCGACGACTGAGCCGGCCGGGGAGGAGCGCCTGGTGCTCGATGCGGATAGCAGCGGCACCGACGATCCGACGCTCGATCTGTCCGCTGCCGCACGGCACGGGGATACGCTGTTCCTCGGCAGTGACGAAGGCGTCTGCATCGATCGGCTGACGCGCGGCGAGGCCGGCACATGGTCGCGCCACCGCCGCTTCCCGCTCGATGCGATCCTCGATCTCGAAGCGTCGAGCGAGGCCGATATCGAGGGGCTGGCCGAAGAGGATGGATGGCTGTGGGTGCTGGGATCGCACGCACGGACGCGGCCGAAGATCGGCAAGAAGGGCGACGACCGGATCGACCTCGACGCCTTTGCGACCTTGAAGGACACGCGCCCGCGCTGCCTGCTCGCGCGACTGCCGCTGGCGCCCGACCCGCAAGCGGCGGGCACGATGCTGCCGGTGGGGCGCGACGGCGATCGCCGCGCCGGGATGCTGCGCCAGACGACACGCGGCAATCGACTGGCGCGGATGATGGCCGATAGCCCGCTGATCAAGCCGTTCACGCGGATCGCGGCGAAGGAGGGGGGCGTCGACCTTGAGGGGATCGCCGCCGCCGGCAACCGGATCGCGATCGGGATGCGCGGGCCGGTGATCCAGACCTATGCCGTGCTGCTCGAGCTGGAAATCGCCGTCAAGAAGTCGGGCCGCCTGACGATCACCGGGCCGCTGCACAAACGGGTGCTCGAGCTCGACGGGCTAGGCATTCGCGACCTGAAGCGCGACGGGCGCGACCTGTTGATCCTCGCCGGGCCGACGACGGGGCTCGACGGGCCGTGCGGCGTCTATCGCTGGGCCGATTGGCTCGGCGATCCGCCCCGCGACGACACGATCGTCCGACGCCACCGGCCGGAGCGGATCATCGACCTGCCGTTCGGCCGCGGCGACGATCACCCCGAAGGGCTGGTGCTGCTGGACGGCGTTGACGGCGCGCGCGACCTGGTCGTGATCTGCGACGGGCCGGCGGCGGGGCGGATCGATGCGGCGGCGCGCACCGTGCGGTGCGACCGGTTTCGCATACCGCCGGCGGGCTAG
- a CDS encoding aldo/keto reductase — protein MKYKKLGSTGLDVSPLCLGCMTYGIPDRGNHAWTLDEETSRPLLRQAVEAGINFFDTANVYSDGTSEEIVGRALKDFARRDDVVIATKVHGRMRPGPNGAGLSRKAIMAEIDASLTRLGTDYVDLYQIHRFDYDVPIEETLEALHDVVKAGKARYIGGSSMYAWQFATMLHVAEANGWTRFATMQNYVNLLYREEEREMLPLCGAEGIGVIPWSPLARGRLTRDWDETTERSQSDMFGKTLYARTAAADRQVVEAVAAVAAERGVPRAQVALAWVLAKPEVSAPIVGASKPSHLDDALAALSLGLTQAEIARLEAPYVPHAVVGFA, from the coding sequence ATGAAGTACAAAAAGCTCGGCAGCACTGGCCTCGACGTATCGCCGCTGTGCCTGGGGTGCATGACCTACGGCATCCCCGATCGCGGCAACCATGCGTGGACACTCGACGAGGAAACGAGCCGCCCGCTGCTGCGCCAGGCGGTCGAAGCCGGGATCAACTTCTTCGACACCGCGAACGTCTATTCCGACGGCACGTCGGAAGAGATCGTCGGCCGCGCGCTGAAGGACTTTGCCCGCCGCGACGATGTCGTGATCGCGACCAAGGTTCACGGCCGCATGCGCCCTGGCCCGAACGGCGCGGGCCTGTCGCGCAAGGCCATCATGGCGGAGATCGACGCCAGCCTGACGCGGCTTGGCACCGATTACGTCGACCTCTACCAGATCCACCGTTTCGACTACGACGTGCCGATCGAGGAAACGCTCGAGGCGCTGCACGATGTCGTGAAGGCCGGCAAGGCGCGCTACATCGGCGGCTCCTCGATGTACGCCTGGCAATTCGCGACGATGCTTCACGTTGCCGAGGCGAATGGCTGGACGCGCTTTGCGACGATGCAGAATTACGTGAACCTGCTCTATCGCGAGGAGGAGCGCGAGATGCTGCCGCTGTGTGGGGCGGAAGGGATCGGCGTGATCCCGTGGAGCCCGCTCGCGCGGGGCCGGCTGACGCGCGACTGGGACGAGACGACTGAGCGCTCGCAAAGCGACATGTTCGGCAAGACGCTTTACGCGCGGACGGCGGCGGCGGATCGACAAGTGGTCGAGGCGGTCGCCGCCGTCGCCGCAGAGCGAGGCGTGCCCCGCGCGCAGGTCGCGCTGGCGTGGGTGCTGGCCAAGCCGGAAGTGTCAGCGCCGATCGTCGGCGCCTCCAAGCCGTCGCACCTCGACGATGCGCTCGCCGCATTGTCGCTCGGCCTCACGCAAGCCGAGATCGCGCGGCTAGAGGCGCCTTACGTTCCCCACGCCGTCGTCGGCTTCGCCTAG
- the rsgA gene encoding ribosome small subunit-dependent GTPase A, which produces MKPVDQPLQDLGWTEHFAAQVTDAEAGHCRPVRVMAVHRGAIMVSGGGEQQSITPYLPGAKPTDDHPTVGDWLLIDEQTAQPVRVLQRMNLFKRLAAGDPRKEQMIAANVDTVFLVSSCNQDFSVARLERYLVLAREVGVPAVVVLTKTDLTDTPEDFVAAARAIEPGLPVESVDARDAATVARLATWCGPGKTVALLGSSGVGKSTLVNTLRGSNSIATQAIREHDGTGRHTTTVREMHRLEFGGWLLDLPGMREVQLTEAATGIAEIFDDIAAIAQDCRFSNCSHGSEPGCAIRGAIESGAITVERFERWRTLEAGESANAARLAKRRPR; this is translated from the coding sequence ATGAAACCAGTCGACCAACCCCTTCAGGATCTCGGCTGGACCGAGCATTTCGCCGCGCAAGTGACCGACGCGGAAGCCGGCCACTGCCGCCCCGTCCGGGTGATGGCGGTCCACCGCGGCGCGATCATGGTGTCGGGCGGCGGCGAGCAGCAGTCGATCACGCCCTATCTGCCCGGTGCGAAACCGACCGACGATCATCCGACGGTCGGCGACTGGCTGCTGATCGACGAACAGACGGCGCAGCCGGTGCGGGTGCTCCAGCGCATGAACCTGTTCAAGCGGCTTGCGGCGGGCGATCCGCGCAAGGAGCAGATGATCGCCGCCAACGTCGACACCGTCTTCCTCGTCTCGTCGTGCAACCAGGACTTCAGCGTCGCGCGGCTGGAGCGCTATCTCGTGCTGGCGCGCGAGGTCGGCGTGCCCGCGGTTGTCGTGCTTACCAAGACCGACCTGACCGACACGCCGGAAGACTTCGTGGCGGCGGCGCGCGCGATCGAGCCGGGGCTGCCGGTGGAAAGCGTCGACGCGCGTGATGCCGCCACGGTCGCGCGGCTCGCGACATGGTGCGGGCCGGGCAAGACGGTGGCGCTGCTGGGCTCCTCCGGCGTGGGCAAATCGACGCTCGTCAACACGCTGCGCGGATCGAACAGTATCGCGACGCAGGCGATCCGCGAGCATGACGGCACCGGCCGCCACACCACCACCGTGCGCGAGATGCACCGGCTGGAGTTCGGCGGCTGGCTGCTCGATCTGCCCGGCATGCGCGAAGTGCAGCTGACCGAAGCCGCGACGGGCATCGCCGAGATTTTCGACGACATCGCCGCGATCGCGCAGGATTGCCGCTTTTCGAATTGCTCGCACGGTAGCGAGCCGGGCTGCGCCATCCGCGGCGCGATCGAGAGCGGCGCGATAACGGTGGAGCGGTTCGAACGCTGGCGCACGCTGGAAGCCGGGGAGAGCGCGAACGCCGCGCGGCTGGCGAAGCGGCGGCCGCGGTAG